A part of Bacillus rossius redtenbacheri isolate Brsri chromosome 1, Brsri_v3, whole genome shotgun sequence genomic DNA contains:
- the LOC134527811 gene encoding uncharacterized protein LOC134527811 encodes MLVHQNADTDSDFAPKPPDSPQKGCDPRPKRGRKRKHETSREENKAKRNRNEEHYNNKGVKVVKSFKDYRCNCSQMCHERLSVEVRKEQYIKYWELGSYDAQTNFIAAHVSENTKKRSQGKNEAKRCFSRRYRFGSENVCRDIFVITLGISTKRVNTALKKLRTSSITDKRGHTQGGKNKISDGKKQEVVRQISKIPKYKSHYRREQTGAKFLPPGMTLQDMYGAYKTEVSEPVSYSTYRRIFLNDFNLRFKALKKDTCNSCDTYAAKLQTPYSEEETLKIKQDHDKHIDIAEEAQKLMRTNMKDAKDQPAMECLTFDMEKTLPLPRIPTNVMFYKRQLWLYNCGIHSGKYSKGLCYVWVEGQAGRGAQEVGSCLLHHIENKIEKDTKTLILWSDSCGGQNRNIKLTLILKAALESHPSLTKIHLRFLVSGHSFLPNDADFSDIETALKHQQHLYLPEDYKEVMKTCRKRNPLEVVEMKKFIGTSQLEQMVSNRKIDGNKEKVSWLQTREIMLEKNKPFSIFLRKDFVSEYSEIDIKKTSKWPTFNRFP; translated from the coding sequence ATGTTAGTTCACCAAAATGCTGATACCGATTCAGACTTCGCACCTAAACCCCCCGACTCTCCGCAGAAAGGATGTGATCCGCGGCCAAAGCGAGGGCGAAAGAGGAAGCATGAAACTTCAAGAGAAGAAAACAAAGCAAAACGAAATAGAAATGAAGAACATTACAACAACAAAGGTGTAAAAGTtgtaaaatctttcaaagattaccGATGCAATTGCTCACAAATGTGTCACGAGAGACTTTCAGTAGAAGTGCGAAAAGAACAGTATATAAAATACTGGGAGCTTGGTTCTTATGATGCACAAACCAATTTCATTGCTGCTCATGTGTCTGAAAATACAAAGAAAAGAAGCCAAGGAAAAAATGAAGCAAAGAGATGTTTTTCAAGACGTTACAGATTTGGCAGTGAAAATGTATGTAGGGATATATTTGTCATTACTCTTGGAATTTCAACTAAAAGAGTTAATACTGCACTAAAAAAGTTAAGGACTTCTTCCATTACTGACAAAAGAGGCCACACACAAGGTGGGAAGAACAAGATATCGGATGGCAAGAAACAAGAAGTAGTGAGACAGATttccaaaataccaaaatataaatCTCATTACAGACGGGAACAAACTGGTGCTAAATTTCTTCCCCCAGGCATGACCTTACAAGATATGTATGGAGCCTACAAAACTGAAGTTTCTGAGCCTGTTAGTTATTCCACTTATAGGCGCATCTTTCTAAATGACTTCAATCTGAGATTTAAAGCATTGAAAAAAGACACATGCAATTCGTGTGATACCTACGCAGCAAAATTGCAGACTCCGTATTCTGAAGAAGAGACATTGAAAATAAAGCAGGATCACGACAAACACATTGATATTGCAGAAGAGGCTCAAAAACTTATGAGGACTAACATGAAGGATGCAAAAGACCAACCTGCAATGGAATGTTTGACATTCGACatggaaaaaacgttaccactacCCAGGATTCCTACCAATGTCATGTTTTACAAGAGACAGTTGTGGTTGTATAACTGTGGCATTCATTCTGGAAAATACAGCAAAGGTTTGTGCTACGTTTGGGTTGAAGGTCAGGCAGGTCGTGGTGCACAAGAAGTTGGATCATGTTTactccaccatattgaaaataagaTTGAGAAAGACACAAAGACACTTATTTTATGGTCTGATAGCTGTGGTGGCCAAAACCGAAACATAAAATTGACGCTCATTTTGAAAGCTGCTTTGGAATCTCATCCCTCGTTGACAAAAATTCACTTACGGTTTCTTGTATCAGGACACAGTTTCTTACCAAACGATGCTGACTTTTCTGATATTGAAACTGCTCTCAAACATCAGCAGCATCTTTACCTTCCCGAGGACTACAAAGAAGTAATGAAGACATGCAGAAAAAGAAATCCTCTTGAAGTGGTTGAAATGAAAAAATTCATCGGAACATCCCAGCTGGAACAGATGGTTAGCAATAGGAAGATAGATGGGAACAAAGAAAAGGTTTCTTGGTTACAAACCAGAGAAATAATGCTAGAGAAGAACAAGCCTttttctatttttctgagaaaagaCTTTGTAAGTGAATATTCAGAAATTGATATCAAAAAAACGTCAAAGTGGCCGACCTTTAACCGGTTTCCGTGA